The proteins below are encoded in one region of Triticum aestivum cultivar Chinese Spring chromosome 1B, IWGSC CS RefSeq v2.1, whole genome shotgun sequence:
- the LOC123107986 gene encoding LEC14B protein, producing MCSKRKTCHGGPSQQEQDSPAVANEVFVIDEEVSHLTRLKSEPSERTRACLHAGKSHISTFKLLSSRESNRSGFGRFSSVDCCYALRKHLPVRGPWRVDSMDCAAYISQFSSDGSLLIAGFRGGRIRIYNADKKWKIHKDITCKSLRWTVSDIALSPDQQYLAYSSLSPTVHIVNVQNAVKQSHANITDIHEVLNFSAADDESSFGIFSIKFSKDGRELVVGNSNESICIYDLGANKVKERIHAHVADVNAVTFADESSDVLYSGSDDSLCKVWDRRCHKRAKPVGVLAGHLDGVTFIDSHGDGHYFVSNCKDQTIKLWDIRKLSSATEDCTPKAYEWDYRWMTYPSEARFLKHPYDQSLATFRGHSVLRTLIRCYFSPMHSTGQRYIYTGSSDQCVYIYDVATGNVVETLKWHESIVRDCSWHPHLPTLVSSSWDGYLVRWEATEDDDDPTTLNKGKQRMCPEGYTFTL from the exons ATGTGCTCCAAGCGGAAGACGTGTCATGGAGGACCATCTCAACAAGAGCAAGACAGTCCTGCAGTTGCTAATGAAGTGTTTGTTATTGATGAGGAGGTTTCCCATCTTACTAGGCTTAAATCAGAGCCAAGTGAGAGAACTCGTGCATGCCTTCATGCTGGCAAGAGCCATATCTCTACATTCAAGCTGTTGTCATCAAGAGAATCCAATCGCTCCGGATTTGGTAGATTCTCTTCAGTCGATTGCTGTTATGCTCTTCGCAAACACCTACCAGTAAGAGGCCCGTGGCGTGTTGATAGCATGGACTGCGCAGCATACATCTCACAATTCTCTTCGGATGGTTCTCTACTAATTGCTGGGTTTCGG GGAGGCCGTATCAGAATCTATAACGCTGACAAAAAATGGAAGATCCACAAGGATATAACCTGCAAAAGTCTGCGGTGGACAGTATCAGATATTGCTCTCTCACCTGATCAACAATACCTA GCATATTCCAGTCTGTCCCCTACTGTTCACATAGTAAATGTTCAGAATGCTGTGAAGCAGTCACATGCTAATATTACA GACATTCATGAGGTTTTGAATTTTTCTGCTGCTGACGATGAATCCTCCTTTGGAATATTTTCAATAAAGTTTTCAAAAGATGGCCGTGAACTTGTTGTTGGAAACAGCAATGAGTCAATATGTATTTATGATCTTGGAGCAAACAAAGTGAAAGAGCGAATTCATGCTCATGTG GCTGATGTTAATGCGGTCACGTTCGCTGATGAATCTAGTGATGTCTTGTACTCCGGAAGTGATGATAGCCTCTGTAAG GTGTGGGATAGACGCTGCCACAAGAGAGCGAAACCAGTAGGTGTTTTGGCAGGTCATTTAGATGGAGTTACATTTATTGATAGCCATGGAGACGGGCATTATTTCGTCTCCAACTGCAAAGATCAGACTATTAAACTATGGGATATCAGAAAATTGTCCTCGGCTACGGAGGA CTGCACACCAAAAGCATACGAATGGGATTACAGATGGATGACCTATCCATCAGAAGCCCGTTTTTTGAAGCATCCATATGATCAATCGCTAGCCACATTCAGAGGCCATTCGGTGTTGCGCACACTTATCCGTTGTTACTTTTCCCCAATGCACAG CACAGGTCAGAGGTACATATACACAGGATCCAGTGACCAATGTGTCTATATTTATGATGTG GCCACTGGAAACGTTGTTGAAACACTCAAATGGCATGAATCGATCGTCAGAGATTGTTCCTGGCACCCGCACCTCCCGACGCTCGTTAGCTCTTCGTGGGACGGCTATCTGGTACGGTGGGAAGCAACGGAGGACGACGACGACCCAACCACCCTCAATAAAGGGAAACAGAGGATGTGTCCAGAGGGATACACATTCACGCTCTAG